Proteins encoded in a region of the Augochlora pura isolate Apur16 chromosome 4, APUR_v2.2.1, whole genome shotgun sequence genome:
- the Liprin-alpha gene encoding PTPRF interacting protein alpha isoform X4 — MWNAMCDVMPTIAEDSISQRNSQFSGDDVNFEQLMVSMLDERDKLMETLRETQERLQETEARRQETEKERDSLNRQLNANIPQEFSQLTKELAAAREGILARDEEISELKAERNNTRLLLEHLECLVSRHERSLRMTVVKRQAAAQSGVSSEAEVLKALKSLFEHHKALDEKVRDRLRVAQERNKSLEEELAITKEELQQYIMSGHAPKAIEDRPKENGQTEDSQQQNKNETEQAASQQEHQQPHQQPQQQQQQPQPQSIQKLGSERSAEIGSRLSNGNLDPADQDSTARVIDLQATVDKQSSELSTWQRRVAELIGRVAELEETLSKAHKDLTKTQETNVKLQRDLHENVAQKEDQEERIATLEKRYLQSQRESSSSHDLNEKLEQELQHKKAQLKLQEEKIAAIQEKLELAEQKLAQYSKLPEMEEQLKQRMEALTQVRRPNQQAQERHGSAEDRIQRLETQLEEKNAEVMRVNQRLKMNEEHNTRLSTTVDKLLSESNERLQAHLEERMQALKEKNALTQELEQTRKIAEDLQNEKTEIVKELGKARLEIDNVKRQMLQQEIAFNIQQTDALTRSLSPNAVDPGSFSRSASHSSFDTHSLPRRTAKRPTIDEDTTKNYVALTLAEQEWEKLQQAHVLANVQQAFDVSSDAEGDGDNESLFSCAADVISPTGHADAQTLALMLQEQLDAINNEIRLIQKEKQNTEARAEELESRVGSLEHMNLLTRGRSFERASPPLSGRSTPKSHHSPNRDYLHKYHTAPASMSPAHLHQYAASLASPGQLSESLPASQLQLSGEELHSVSEKDSIGGAGSGGSDAASPLTARSIRLERVVQALAHSQEELRRRTGQTGFPSSGFPVHSRHGQHNNGALNSGTPPSPLSSRHSSQDSLHKNNLSGVGLPIGQLSGTHLHMQSMQTMSPATAAAVAAAQKKKGIKSSLGRFFSKKDKIKGKDTPMPGDVPGMGGASTPADPDYGDSVTVAGTMGKSDFDCRKKKSMLDSSRHELLAEAMKAGTPFALWNGPTVVAWLELWVGMPTWYVAACRANVKSGAIMSALSDTEIQREIGISCHLHRLKLRLAIQEMVSLTSPSAPKTSRTTLAFGDMNHEWIGNVWLPSLGLPQYRSTFMECLVDARMLDHLTKKELRSQLKMVDSFHRTSLQYGISCLKRLNYDRQKLEERRRLAEDPNVDVLVWSNDRVIRWVQSIGLKEYGNNLLESGVHGALIALDESFDANSFALALQIPTQNTQARQLLEMEFANLLAVGTERRLDEANSMKS; from the exons GAGTTCTCTCAGCTAACAAAGGAGCTCGCAGCGGCCCGTGAGGGCATCCTCGCGAGGGACGAGGAGATATCGGAGCTGAAAGCGGAGCGGAATAATACTCGT CTTCTACTGGAACATCTGGAATGCCTGGTCTCACGGCACGAACGATCTCTCAGGATGACTGTGGTAAAGAGGCAGGCGGCCGCTCAATCTGGAGTATCGTCCGAAGCTGAGGTGCTTAAAGCACTGAAAAGTCTGTTCGAGCACCACAAGGCTCTGGACGAGAAA GTGCGGGACCGTCTGCGGGTGGCACAGGAGAGGAACAAGAGCCTGGAGGAGGAACTAGCCATTACCAAAGAGGAG CTCCAGCAATACATAATGAGTGGACACGCGCCTAAGGCCATCGAGGACAGGCCGAAGGAAAACGGGCAGACGGAAGACAGCCAGCAACAGAACAAG AATGAGACTGAGCAGGCGGCAAGCCAGCAAGAACATCAACAACCGCACCAGCAGCcgcaacaacagcaacagcaaccTCAGCCGCAGTCGATACAAAAGCTAGGTAGCGAGAGATCGGCTGAAATCGGCAGTAGACTGAGCAATGGCAATCTCGACCCGGCGGACCAGGATTCTACAGCGAGAGTAATTGATTTGCAAGCTACCGTTGACAAGCAG AGCTCAGAGTTGAGCACGTGGCAACGACGTGTGGCTGAATTAATTGGACGCGTGGCTGAGTTAGAAGAAACCTTATCGAAAGCACATAAAGATTTGACGAAGACCCAAGAGACGAATGTGAAATTGCAGAGAGATTTGCATGAGAATGTCGCACAGAAAGAGGATCAGGAAGAAAGGATAGCGACCCTTGAAAAACGGTACCTCCAGTCTCAACGAGAATCCTCCAGTAGCCACGATCTTAACGAGAAATTGGAACAGGAGCTGCAGCACAAGAAGGCCCAATTAAAG CTCCAAGAAGAAAAGATAGCAGCTATACAGGAAAAATTGGAACTGGCAGAACAGAAATTGGCCCAGTATTCCAAGCTTCCCGAAATGGAAGAGCAATTAAAGCAGAGGATGGAGGCTCTGACGCAGGTGAGGAGGCCCAACCAG cAGGCTCAAGAAAGGCACGGCAGTGCGGAGGACAGAATACAGAGATTAGAAACACAATTGGAGGAAAAGAATGCAGAAGTGATGCGTGTCAATCAACGACTTAAAATGAACGAGGAGCATAACACGCGGCTTAGTACAACCGTTGATAAACTTTTATCTG AGTCGAACGAAAGACTACAGGCTCATCTGGAGGAAAGAATGCAGGCGTTGAAAGAGAAGAATGCACTAACGCAGGAACTGGAGCAGACTAGGAAGATCGCCGAGGATCTACAGAATGAGAAGACGGAAATCGTTAAGGAGCTGGGGAAAGCTCGGTTGGAGATTGACAACGTGAAGAGACAGATGCTCCAACAGGAAATAGCGTTCAACATCCAGCAGACAGATGCGTTAACCAGAAGTTTATCTCCTAACGCAGTGGATCCTGGATCTTTCTCCAGGAGTGCGAGTCACAGTAGCTTCGATACACACTCTTTACCAAGGAGGACAGCCAAGCGACCTACCATTGACGAGGACACGAcaaaa aATTATGTAGCCCTTACGCTCGCAGAACAAGAATGGGAGAAACTGCAGCAAGCGCATGTCCTCGCCAACGTGCAGCAGGCATTTGACGTCTCCAGCGATGCAGAAGGCGACGGGGACAATGAGAGTCTCTTTAGTTGTGCGGCCGATGTAATTAGTCCGACAGGACATGCGGATGCTCAAACGTTAGCGCTAATGTTACAGGAACAATTAGAtgcaattaataatgaaattaggTTGATTCAG aaagagaaacaaaatacTGAAGCACGCGCAGAAGAATTGGAATCTCGTGTCGGTAGCCTTGAACATATGAACCTCTTAACGAGAGGGCGAAGTTTTGAGCGAGCATCACCGCCACTGAGTGGGCGATCTACACCAAAATCGCATCATAGTCCTAATAGGGATTACTTACATAAATATCATACT gcACCAGCATCAATGTCTCCGGCGCATCTCCACCAGTATGCCGCCTCTCTAGCTAGTCCAGGACAATTGTCGGAATCTCTTCCTGCAAGCCAG TTACAGTTATCAGGCGAAGAGTTGCATTCGGTGAGTGAAAAAGACAGCATCGGTGGTGCAGGAAGCGGTGGCAGCGATGCGGCATCGCCATTAACAGCTCGATCAATTAGGCTGGAACGTGTAGTACAGGCACTTGCTCATAGTCAAGAGGAACTTAGGAG GCGCACTGGACAAACTGGATTTCCCAGCAGTGGTTTCCCTGTTCACAG CAGGCATGGGCAACATAACAACGGCGCACTCAATTCTGGGACTCCCCCTTCCCCATTGTCCTCACGCCACAGTAGCCAGGACAGTTTGCACAAAAACAACTTGTCCGGCGTTGGATTGCCAATTGGACAGCTGTCTGGCACCCACTTGCACATGCAATCCATGCAAACCATGAGTCCGGCTACGGCGGCTGCAGTGGCTGCGGCTCAGAAGAAGAAGGGCATTAAAAGCAGCCTTGGTAGATTCTTCAGTAAGAAAGATAAG ATCAAGGGGAAAGATACGCCAATGCCAGGAGACGTGCCAGGAATGGGAGGAGCGAGTACGCCTGCAGATCCTGACTATGGTGATAGTGTAACTGTAGCTGGAACTATGGGCAAGAGTGATTTCGACTgtaggaaaaagaaaag CATGTTAGATTCGTCGCGTCATGAGCTCCTGGCTGAAGCAATGAAGGCTGGAACACCATTCGCTTTATGGAACGGGCCGACCGTGGTGGCGTGGCTGGAACTCTGGGTGGGAATGCCAACTTGGTACGTCGCAGCCTGTCGAGCCAACGTAAAAAGTGGTGCCATAATGAGTGCCCTTAGTGACACTGAGATACAACGTGAAATTGGTATAAG TTGTCATCTCCACCGACTGAAGCTCAGATTAGCTATTCAAGAAATGGTGTCGCTCACAAGCCCATCAGCACCGAAAACCTCTCGCACAACCTTAGCATTCGGTGATATGAACCACGAATGGATTGGTAACGTCTGGCTGCCAAGTCTCGGTTTGCCTCAATACCGATCCACTTTCATGGAGTGCCTTGTTGATGCTAGAATGTTGGATCACCTCACTAAAAAAGAGCTCCGTAGTCAACTTAAAATGGTTGATAGTTTTCACAG AACAAGTTTACAGTACGGCATTTCTTGTTTGAAGCGATTAAATTACGATAGACAGAAATTAGAGGAAAGAAGACGATTGGCCGAGGATCCCAACGTCGACGTTCTTGTATGGAGTAACGATCGCGTTATAAGATGGGTTCAATCTATCGGCctgaaa GAATATGGGAACAACCTTTTGGAATCAGGGGTGCACGGAGCCCTTATAGCCCTTGATGAAAGTTTCGACGCGAATAGTTTTGCTCTAGCATTACAGATTCCAACACAGAATACACAA GCTCGACAACTATTAGAAATGGAATTCGCAAATTTATTAGCTGTAGGAACAGAGAGGCGACTCGATGAAGCAAATAGTATGAAATCCTGA
- the Liprin-alpha gene encoding PTPRF interacting protein alpha isoform X2 — MWNAMCDVMPTIAEDSISQRNSQFSGDDVNFEQLMVSMLDERDKLMETLRETQERLQETEARRQETEKERDSLNRQLNANIPQEFSQLTKELAAAREGILARDEEISELKAERNNTRLLLEHLECLVSRHERSLRMTVVKRQAAAQSGVSSEAEVLKALKSLFEHHKALDEKVRDRLRVAQERNKSLEEELAITKEELQQYIMSGHAPKAIEDRPKENGQTEDSQQQNKNETEQAASQQEHQQPHQQPQQQQQQPQPQSIQKLGSERSAEIGSRLSNGNLDPADQDSTARVIDLQATVDKQSSELSTWQRRVAELIGRVAELEETLSKAHKDLTKTQETNVKLQRDLHENVAQKEDQEERIATLEKRYLQSQRESSSSHDLNEKLEQELQHKKAQLKLQEEKIAAIQEKLELAEQKLAQYSKLPEMEEQLKQRMEALTQVRRPNQAQERHGSAEDRIQRLETQLEEKNAEVMRVNQRLKMNEEHNTRLSTTVDKLLSESNERLQAHLEERMQALKEKNALTQELEQTRKIAEDLQNEKTEIVKELGKARLEIDNVKRQMLQQEIAFNIQQTDALTRSLSPNAVDPGSFSRSASHSSFDTHSLPRRTAKRPTIDEDTTKNYVALTLAEQEWEKLQQAHVLANVQQAFDVSSDAEGDGDNESLFSCAADVISPTGHADAQTLALMLQEQLDAINNEIRLIQKEKQNTEARAEELESRVGSLEHMNLLTRGRSFERASPPLSGRSTPKSHHSPNRDYLHKYHTAPASMSPAHLHQYAASLASPGQLSESLPASQLQLSGEELHSVSEKDSIGGAGSGGSDAASPLTARSIRLERVVQALAHSQEELRRRTGQTGFPSSGFPVHSRHGQHNNGALNSGTPPSPLSSRHSSQDSLHKNNLSGVGLPIGQLSGTHLHMQSMQTMSPATAAAVAAAQKKKGIKSSLGRFFSKKDKIKGKDTPMPGDVPGMGGASTPADPDYGDSVTVAGTMGKSDFDCRKKKSPSMFGSMLDSSRHELLAEAMKAGTPFALWNGPTVVAWLELWVGMPTWYVAACRANVKSGAIMSALSDTEIQREIGISCHLHRLKLRLAIQEMVSLTSPSAPKTSRTTLAFGDMNHEWIGNVWLPSLGLPQYRSTFMECLVDARMLDHLTKKELRSQLKMVDSFHRTSLQYGISCLKRLNYDRQKLEERRRLAEDPNVDVLVWSNDRVIRWVQSIGLKEYGNNLLESGVHGALIALDESFDANSFALALQIPTQNTQARQLLEMEFANLLAVGTERRLDEANSMKS, encoded by the exons GAGTTCTCTCAGCTAACAAAGGAGCTCGCAGCGGCCCGTGAGGGCATCCTCGCGAGGGACGAGGAGATATCGGAGCTGAAAGCGGAGCGGAATAATACTCGT CTTCTACTGGAACATCTGGAATGCCTGGTCTCACGGCACGAACGATCTCTCAGGATGACTGTGGTAAAGAGGCAGGCGGCCGCTCAATCTGGAGTATCGTCCGAAGCTGAGGTGCTTAAAGCACTGAAAAGTCTGTTCGAGCACCACAAGGCTCTGGACGAGAAA GTGCGGGACCGTCTGCGGGTGGCACAGGAGAGGAACAAGAGCCTGGAGGAGGAACTAGCCATTACCAAAGAGGAG CTCCAGCAATACATAATGAGTGGACACGCGCCTAAGGCCATCGAGGACAGGCCGAAGGAAAACGGGCAGACGGAAGACAGCCAGCAACAGAACAAG AATGAGACTGAGCAGGCGGCAAGCCAGCAAGAACATCAACAACCGCACCAGCAGCcgcaacaacagcaacagcaaccTCAGCCGCAGTCGATACAAAAGCTAGGTAGCGAGAGATCGGCTGAAATCGGCAGTAGACTGAGCAATGGCAATCTCGACCCGGCGGACCAGGATTCTACAGCGAGAGTAATTGATTTGCAAGCTACCGTTGACAAGCAG AGCTCAGAGTTGAGCACGTGGCAACGACGTGTGGCTGAATTAATTGGACGCGTGGCTGAGTTAGAAGAAACCTTATCGAAAGCACATAAAGATTTGACGAAGACCCAAGAGACGAATGTGAAATTGCAGAGAGATTTGCATGAGAATGTCGCACAGAAAGAGGATCAGGAAGAAAGGATAGCGACCCTTGAAAAACGGTACCTCCAGTCTCAACGAGAATCCTCCAGTAGCCACGATCTTAACGAGAAATTGGAACAGGAGCTGCAGCACAAGAAGGCCCAATTAAAG CTCCAAGAAGAAAAGATAGCAGCTATACAGGAAAAATTGGAACTGGCAGAACAGAAATTGGCCCAGTATTCCAAGCTTCCCGAAATGGAAGAGCAATTAAAGCAGAGGATGGAGGCTCTGACGCAGGTGAGGAGGCCCAACCAG GCTCAAGAAAGGCACGGCAGTGCGGAGGACAGAATACAGAGATTAGAAACACAATTGGAGGAAAAGAATGCAGAAGTGATGCGTGTCAATCAACGACTTAAAATGAACGAGGAGCATAACACGCGGCTTAGTACAACCGTTGATAAACTTTTATCTG AGTCGAACGAAAGACTACAGGCTCATCTGGAGGAAAGAATGCAGGCGTTGAAAGAGAAGAATGCACTAACGCAGGAACTGGAGCAGACTAGGAAGATCGCCGAGGATCTACAGAATGAGAAGACGGAAATCGTTAAGGAGCTGGGGAAAGCTCGGTTGGAGATTGACAACGTGAAGAGACAGATGCTCCAACAGGAAATAGCGTTCAACATCCAGCAGACAGATGCGTTAACCAGAAGTTTATCTCCTAACGCAGTGGATCCTGGATCTTTCTCCAGGAGTGCGAGTCACAGTAGCTTCGATACACACTCTTTACCAAGGAGGACAGCCAAGCGACCTACCATTGACGAGGACACGAcaaaa aATTATGTAGCCCTTACGCTCGCAGAACAAGAATGGGAGAAACTGCAGCAAGCGCATGTCCTCGCCAACGTGCAGCAGGCATTTGACGTCTCCAGCGATGCAGAAGGCGACGGGGACAATGAGAGTCTCTTTAGTTGTGCGGCCGATGTAATTAGTCCGACAGGACATGCGGATGCTCAAACGTTAGCGCTAATGTTACAGGAACAATTAGAtgcaattaataatgaaattaggTTGATTCAG aaagagaaacaaaatacTGAAGCACGCGCAGAAGAATTGGAATCTCGTGTCGGTAGCCTTGAACATATGAACCTCTTAACGAGAGGGCGAAGTTTTGAGCGAGCATCACCGCCACTGAGTGGGCGATCTACACCAAAATCGCATCATAGTCCTAATAGGGATTACTTACATAAATATCATACT gcACCAGCATCAATGTCTCCGGCGCATCTCCACCAGTATGCCGCCTCTCTAGCTAGTCCAGGACAATTGTCGGAATCTCTTCCTGCAAGCCAG TTACAGTTATCAGGCGAAGAGTTGCATTCGGTGAGTGAAAAAGACAGCATCGGTGGTGCAGGAAGCGGTGGCAGCGATGCGGCATCGCCATTAACAGCTCGATCAATTAGGCTGGAACGTGTAGTACAGGCACTTGCTCATAGTCAAGAGGAACTTAGGAG GCGCACTGGACAAACTGGATTTCCCAGCAGTGGTTTCCCTGTTCACAG CAGGCATGGGCAACATAACAACGGCGCACTCAATTCTGGGACTCCCCCTTCCCCATTGTCCTCACGCCACAGTAGCCAGGACAGTTTGCACAAAAACAACTTGTCCGGCGTTGGATTGCCAATTGGACAGCTGTCTGGCACCCACTTGCACATGCAATCCATGCAAACCATGAGTCCGGCTACGGCGGCTGCAGTGGCTGCGGCTCAGAAGAAGAAGGGCATTAAAAGCAGCCTTGGTAGATTCTTCAGTAAGAAAGATAAG ATCAAGGGGAAAGATACGCCAATGCCAGGAGACGTGCCAGGAATGGGAGGAGCGAGTACGCCTGCAGATCCTGACTATGGTGATAGTGTAACTGTAGCTGGAACTATGGGCAAGAGTGATTTCGACTgtaggaaaaagaaaag TCCTAGTATGTTTGGTAGCATGTTAGATTCGTCGCGTCATGAGCTCCTGGCTGAAGCAATGAAGGCTGGAACACCATTCGCTTTATGGAACGGGCCGACCGTGGTGGCGTGGCTGGAACTCTGGGTGGGAATGCCAACTTGGTACGTCGCAGCCTGTCGAGCCAACGTAAAAAGTGGTGCCATAATGAGTGCCCTTAGTGACACTGAGATACAACGTGAAATTGGTATAAG TTGTCATCTCCACCGACTGAAGCTCAGATTAGCTATTCAAGAAATGGTGTCGCTCACAAGCCCATCAGCACCGAAAACCTCTCGCACAACCTTAGCATTCGGTGATATGAACCACGAATGGATTGGTAACGTCTGGCTGCCAAGTCTCGGTTTGCCTCAATACCGATCCACTTTCATGGAGTGCCTTGTTGATGCTAGAATGTTGGATCACCTCACTAAAAAAGAGCTCCGTAGTCAACTTAAAATGGTTGATAGTTTTCACAG AACAAGTTTACAGTACGGCATTTCTTGTTTGAAGCGATTAAATTACGATAGACAGAAATTAGAGGAAAGAAGACGATTGGCCGAGGATCCCAACGTCGACGTTCTTGTATGGAGTAACGATCGCGTTATAAGATGGGTTCAATCTATCGGCctgaaa GAATATGGGAACAACCTTTTGGAATCAGGGGTGCACGGAGCCCTTATAGCCCTTGATGAAAGTTTCGACGCGAATAGTTTTGCTCTAGCATTACAGATTCCAACACAGAATACACAA GCTCGACAACTATTAGAAATGGAATTCGCAAATTTATTAGCTGTAGGAACAGAGAGGCGACTCGATGAAGCAAATAGTATGAAATCCTGA
- the Liprin-alpha gene encoding PTPRF interacting protein alpha isoform X5, with translation MWNAMCDVMPTIAEDSISQRNSQFSGDDVNFEQLMVSMLDERDKLMETLRETQERLQETEARRQETEKERDSLNRQLNANIPQEFSQLTKELAAAREGILARDEEISELKAERNNTRLLLEHLECLVSRHERSLRMTVVKRQAAAQSGVSSEAEVLKALKSLFEHHKALDEKVRDRLRVAQERNKSLEEELAITKEELQQYIMSGHAPKAIEDRPKENGQTEDSQQQNKNETEQAASQQEHQQPHQQPQQQQQQPQPQSIQKLGSERSAEIGSRLSNGNLDPADQDSTARVIDLQATVDKQSSELSTWQRRVAELIGRVAELEETLSKAHKDLTKTQETNVKLQRDLHENVAQKEDQEERIATLEKRYLQSQRESSSSHDLNEKLEQELQHKKAQLKLQEEKIAAIQEKLELAEQKLAQYSKLPEMEEQLKQRMEALTQQAQERHGSAEDRIQRLETQLEEKNAEVMRVNQRLKMNEEHNTRLSTTVDKLLSESNERLQAHLEERMQALKEKNALTQELEQTRKIAEDLQNEKTEIVKELGKARLEIDNVKRQMLQQEIAFNIQQTDALTRSLSPNAVDPGSFSRSASHSSFDTHSLPRRTAKRPTIDEDTTKNYVALTLAEQEWEKLQQAHVLANVQQAFDVSSDAEGDGDNESLFSCAADVISPTGHADAQTLALMLQEQLDAINNEIRLIQKEKQNTEARAEELESRVGSLEHMNLLTRGRSFERASPPLSGRSTPKSHHSPNRDYLHKYHTAPASMSPAHLHQYAASLASPGQLSESLPASQLQLSGEELHSVSEKDSIGGAGSGGSDAASPLTARSIRLERVVQALAHSQEELRRRTGQTGFPSSGFPVHSRHGQHNNGALNSGTPPSPLSSRHSSQDSLHKNNLSGVGLPIGQLSGTHLHMQSMQTMSPATAAAVAAAQKKKGIKSSLGRFFSKKDKIKGKDTPMPGDVPGMGGASTPADPDYGDSVTVAGTMGKSDFDCRKKKSPSMFGSMLDSSRHELLAEAMKAGTPFALWNGPTVVAWLELWVGMPTWYVAACRANVKSGAIMSALSDTEIQREIGISCHLHRLKLRLAIQEMVSLTSPSAPKTSRTTLAFGDMNHEWIGNVWLPSLGLPQYRSTFMECLVDARMLDHLTKKELRSQLKMVDSFHRTSLQYGISCLKRLNYDRQKLEERRRLAEDPNVDVLVWSNDRVIRWVQSIGLKEYGNNLLESGVHGALIALDESFDANSFALALQIPTQNTQARQLLEMEFANLLAVGTERRLDEANSMKS, from the exons GAGTTCTCTCAGCTAACAAAGGAGCTCGCAGCGGCCCGTGAGGGCATCCTCGCGAGGGACGAGGAGATATCGGAGCTGAAAGCGGAGCGGAATAATACTCGT CTTCTACTGGAACATCTGGAATGCCTGGTCTCACGGCACGAACGATCTCTCAGGATGACTGTGGTAAAGAGGCAGGCGGCCGCTCAATCTGGAGTATCGTCCGAAGCTGAGGTGCTTAAAGCACTGAAAAGTCTGTTCGAGCACCACAAGGCTCTGGACGAGAAA GTGCGGGACCGTCTGCGGGTGGCACAGGAGAGGAACAAGAGCCTGGAGGAGGAACTAGCCATTACCAAAGAGGAG CTCCAGCAATACATAATGAGTGGACACGCGCCTAAGGCCATCGAGGACAGGCCGAAGGAAAACGGGCAGACGGAAGACAGCCAGCAACAGAACAAG AATGAGACTGAGCAGGCGGCAAGCCAGCAAGAACATCAACAACCGCACCAGCAGCcgcaacaacagcaacagcaaccTCAGCCGCAGTCGATACAAAAGCTAGGTAGCGAGAGATCGGCTGAAATCGGCAGTAGACTGAGCAATGGCAATCTCGACCCGGCGGACCAGGATTCTACAGCGAGAGTAATTGATTTGCAAGCTACCGTTGACAAGCAG AGCTCAGAGTTGAGCACGTGGCAACGACGTGTGGCTGAATTAATTGGACGCGTGGCTGAGTTAGAAGAAACCTTATCGAAAGCACATAAAGATTTGACGAAGACCCAAGAGACGAATGTGAAATTGCAGAGAGATTTGCATGAGAATGTCGCACAGAAAGAGGATCAGGAAGAAAGGATAGCGACCCTTGAAAAACGGTACCTCCAGTCTCAACGAGAATCCTCCAGTAGCCACGATCTTAACGAGAAATTGGAACAGGAGCTGCAGCACAAGAAGGCCCAATTAAAG CTCCAAGAAGAAAAGATAGCAGCTATACAGGAAAAATTGGAACTGGCAGAACAGAAATTGGCCCAGTATTCCAAGCTTCCCGAAATGGAAGAGCAATTAAAGCAGAGGATGGAGGCTCTGACGCAG cAGGCTCAAGAAAGGCACGGCAGTGCGGAGGACAGAATACAGAGATTAGAAACACAATTGGAGGAAAAGAATGCAGAAGTGATGCGTGTCAATCAACGACTTAAAATGAACGAGGAGCATAACACGCGGCTTAGTACAACCGTTGATAAACTTTTATCTG AGTCGAACGAAAGACTACAGGCTCATCTGGAGGAAAGAATGCAGGCGTTGAAAGAGAAGAATGCACTAACGCAGGAACTGGAGCAGACTAGGAAGATCGCCGAGGATCTACAGAATGAGAAGACGGAAATCGTTAAGGAGCTGGGGAAAGCTCGGTTGGAGATTGACAACGTGAAGAGACAGATGCTCCAACAGGAAATAGCGTTCAACATCCAGCAGACAGATGCGTTAACCAGAAGTTTATCTCCTAACGCAGTGGATCCTGGATCTTTCTCCAGGAGTGCGAGTCACAGTAGCTTCGATACACACTCTTTACCAAGGAGGACAGCCAAGCGACCTACCATTGACGAGGACACGAcaaaa aATTATGTAGCCCTTACGCTCGCAGAACAAGAATGGGAGAAACTGCAGCAAGCGCATGTCCTCGCCAACGTGCAGCAGGCATTTGACGTCTCCAGCGATGCAGAAGGCGACGGGGACAATGAGAGTCTCTTTAGTTGTGCGGCCGATGTAATTAGTCCGACAGGACATGCGGATGCTCAAACGTTAGCGCTAATGTTACAGGAACAATTAGAtgcaattaataatgaaattaggTTGATTCAG aaagagaaacaaaatacTGAAGCACGCGCAGAAGAATTGGAATCTCGTGTCGGTAGCCTTGAACATATGAACCTCTTAACGAGAGGGCGAAGTTTTGAGCGAGCATCACCGCCACTGAGTGGGCGATCTACACCAAAATCGCATCATAGTCCTAATAGGGATTACTTACATAAATATCATACT gcACCAGCATCAATGTCTCCGGCGCATCTCCACCAGTATGCCGCCTCTCTAGCTAGTCCAGGACAATTGTCGGAATCTCTTCCTGCAAGCCAG TTACAGTTATCAGGCGAAGAGTTGCATTCGGTGAGTGAAAAAGACAGCATCGGTGGTGCAGGAAGCGGTGGCAGCGATGCGGCATCGCCATTAACAGCTCGATCAATTAGGCTGGAACGTGTAGTACAGGCACTTGCTCATAGTCAAGAGGAACTTAGGAG GCGCACTGGACAAACTGGATTTCCCAGCAGTGGTTTCCCTGTTCACAG CAGGCATGGGCAACATAACAACGGCGCACTCAATTCTGGGACTCCCCCTTCCCCATTGTCCTCACGCCACAGTAGCCAGGACAGTTTGCACAAAAACAACTTGTCCGGCGTTGGATTGCCAATTGGACAGCTGTCTGGCACCCACTTGCACATGCAATCCATGCAAACCATGAGTCCGGCTACGGCGGCTGCAGTGGCTGCGGCTCAGAAGAAGAAGGGCATTAAAAGCAGCCTTGGTAGATTCTTCAGTAAGAAAGATAAG ATCAAGGGGAAAGATACGCCAATGCCAGGAGACGTGCCAGGAATGGGAGGAGCGAGTACGCCTGCAGATCCTGACTATGGTGATAGTGTAACTGTAGCTGGAACTATGGGCAAGAGTGATTTCGACTgtaggaaaaagaaaag TCCTAGTATGTTTGGTAGCATGTTAGATTCGTCGCGTCATGAGCTCCTGGCTGAAGCAATGAAGGCTGGAACACCATTCGCTTTATGGAACGGGCCGACCGTGGTGGCGTGGCTGGAACTCTGGGTGGGAATGCCAACTTGGTACGTCGCAGCCTGTCGAGCCAACGTAAAAAGTGGTGCCATAATGAGTGCCCTTAGTGACACTGAGATACAACGTGAAATTGGTATAAG TTGTCATCTCCACCGACTGAAGCTCAGATTAGCTATTCAAGAAATGGTGTCGCTCACAAGCCCATCAGCACCGAAAACCTCTCGCACAACCTTAGCATTCGGTGATATGAACCACGAATGGATTGGTAACGTCTGGCTGCCAAGTCTCGGTTTGCCTCAATACCGATCCACTTTCATGGAGTGCCTTGTTGATGCTAGAATGTTGGATCACCTCACTAAAAAAGAGCTCCGTAGTCAACTTAAAATGGTTGATAGTTTTCACAG AACAAGTTTACAGTACGGCATTTCTTGTTTGAAGCGATTAAATTACGATAGACAGAAATTAGAGGAAAGAAGACGATTGGCCGAGGATCCCAACGTCGACGTTCTTGTATGGAGTAACGATCGCGTTATAAGATGGGTTCAATCTATCGGCctgaaa GAATATGGGAACAACCTTTTGGAATCAGGGGTGCACGGAGCCCTTATAGCCCTTGATGAAAGTTTCGACGCGAATAGTTTTGCTCTAGCATTACAGATTCCAACACAGAATACACAA GCTCGACAACTATTAGAAATGGAATTCGCAAATTTATTAGCTGTAGGAACAGAGAGGCGACTCGATGAAGCAAATAGTATGAAATCCTGA